A stretch of the Neodiprion lecontei isolate iyNeoLeco1 chromosome 4, iyNeoLeco1.1, whole genome shotgun sequence genome encodes the following:
- the LOC107225847 gene encoding maltase 1-like, with translation MSNTPLHKVNDQVTEKSQKSIGVPDYWKTSVFYQIYPRSFKESDGDGVGDVNGITSKLEHPVDSGINAFWISRIYSSPMVDFGYDISNFTDIDPIFGILDDFGKLVLRVKQLDLKVIIDFVSNHSFDRHDSFRDDPSDWEWNEERGQYYFYQFIKAQPDLNYRNILLGEKMEDVFAFWLNRDIDGFRIDAINGLIEDEEFENESWSNNSEFQKAITTFSIIFSSRISLRLNMFCGVGETLLTNVVHK, from the exons ATGTCAAATACCCCTCTCCATAAAGTAAACGATCAGGTTACTGAAAA AAGTCAGAAATCAATTGGCGTCCCTGATTAT tggaaaaccTCTGTCTTCTATCAGATATACCCAAGAAGTTTCAAGGAAAGCGATGGAGACGGCGTTGGAGACGTGAACGGAATCACGAGTAAGTTGGAGCATCCGGTAGACTCAGGTATCAACGCTTTTTGGATATCTCGAATTTACTCGAGTCCAATGGTGGACTTTGGCTATGACATATCAAACTTCACAGACATTGATCCAATATTCGGTATTCTCGATGACTTTGGAAAACTGGTTCTAAGAGTGAAACAGCTTGATCTTAAAGTGATTATCGATTTTGTATCAAATCACAGTTTCGATCGGCACGATTCGTTCCGGGACGACCC ATCTGATTGGGAATGGAACGAGGAAAGGGGCCAGTACTACTTTTATCAGTTTATCAAAGCTCAGCCTGACCTCAACTACAGAAACATTTTGTTGGGGGAAAAGATGGAGGACGTTTTTGCATTTTGGTTGAACCGAGACATTGACGGTTTTCGGATTGACGCTATTAACGGATTGATAGAGGATgaggaatttgaaaatgaatcttGGTCCAACAACTCGGAGTTCCAGAAGGCCATTACGACTTTCTCGATCATATTTTCATCAAGGATCAGCCTAAGACTTAACATGTTTTGCGGTGTTGGAGAAACCTTGTTGACAAATGTTGTACATAAATGA
- the LOC107225849 gene encoding maltase 1 gives MLSQLAILFIGLASALGCRTGTEIVSNQDWWKTTAFYQIYPRSFKDSDGDGVGDLNGVTSKLDHLVDAGVGALWISPIYPSPMADFGYDISNFVDIDPLFGTLDDFDALVARAKQLNLKVILDFVPNHSSDEHEWFKKSVRREDPYTDYYIWRDGKNPDDTGKYEPPNNWLSTFQGSAWEWNEERGQFYLHQFVKGQPDLNYRNANLRKEMENVLSFWLKRGVEGFRIDAINHMFEDDRFLDEPSSNNANVSAGYYDSLNHIYSKDQPETYDVLQSWRDLLDKYAQESNTDTKVIMTEGYANTDLVMQYYTHGSNIPFNFGFITNTRSGSTAAEFKSVIDSWLDSMPENYVANWVTGNHDQRRVASRYGSNRADQMSIVCLILPGISVTYNGDEIGMLDGEISWVDSVDPAACNTDAEHFEQYSRDPERTPYQWDSTTSAGFSTSSTTWLPVNRNYVSLNLAAQKAVSHSHYHVYQAMTALRKLPIFKRGSLSVEVLADNVLAITRSVTGATPIVALVNCAESSVSINVKNSIAVLDQMTVYTSSVSSGITPGRNVTTSSVQLPVATTIVLTSPRLYQIVHGA, from the coding sequence ATGCTGTCCCAGCTAGCAATATTGTTCATCGGACTGGCAAGCGCTCTCGGTTGCCGCACTGGAACCGAAATCGTATCGAATCAAGATTGGTGGAAAACTACCGCCTTCTATCAAATCTATCCAAGAAGTTTCAAGGACAGCGATGGGGACGGTGTAGGGGATTTGAACGGCGTCACGAGTAAACTGGATCATCTGGTGGATGCAGGTGTTGGTGCTCTTTGGATATCCCCAATTTACCCGAGCCCAATGGCTGACTTTGGTTACGACATATCGAACTTCGTGGACATCGATCCGCTGTTCGGGACCCTAGACGACTTCGACGCACTTGTTGCAAGGGCAAAGCAGCTTAACCTCAAAGTTATTCTTGACTTTGTGCCAAATCACAGCTCTGACGAGCACGAGTGGTTTAAGAAAAGCGTTCGACGCGAGGATCCGTACACAGACTACTACATTTGGCGTGATGGAAAGAATCCAGATGATACCGGGAAGTATGAGCCACCGAACAATTGGCTTAGTACCTTTCAAGGATCTGCTTGGGAATGGAATGAAGAAAGAGGCCAGTTCTATCTTCACCAGTTTGTGAAAGGTCAGCCTGACCTCAACTATAGGAATGCGAATTTGAGGAAGGAGATGGAAAACGTTCTCTCATTCTGGCTGAAACGAGGCGTTGAAGGATTCCGCATTGACGCCATAAACCACATGTTCGAGGATGATCGATTCCTCGATGAACCTTCGTCCAACAACGCGAACGTTTCAGCAGGATACTACGATTCTCTCAATCATATATACTCCAAAGACCAGCCCGAGACCTATGATGTCCTTCAGTCCTGGAGAGATTTGCTGGATAAATATGCCCAGGAATCGAATACCGACACGAAGGTCATTATGACCGAAGGATACGCGAACACGGATCTCGTAATGCAGTACTACACTCACGGCTCCAACATTCCTTTCAATTTTGGATTCATTACCAACACCAGAAGCGGTTCAACCGCTGCAGAGTTCAAGAGTGTAATCGATAGCTGGCTCGATAGCATGCCGGAAAATTACGTGGCGAATTGGGTGACAGGTAACCATGATCAACGCAGGGTAGCGTCGAGGTACGGCTCGAATCGCGCTGATCAAATGTCAATCGTTTGTCTGATCCTACCTGGAATCTCAGTAACATACAACGGAGACGAAATCGGCATGCTCGACGGGGAAATATCCTGGGTTGACTCTGTCGATCCTGCAGCTTGTAACACAGATGCAGAACACTTCGAGCAGTACTCTCGGGATCCAGAGAGGACTCCGTACCAATGGGACAGCACAACGAGCGCTGGGTTCTCCACCAGCTCGACAACCTGGCTTCCGGTGAATCGCAACTACGTAAGCCTCAATCTTGCTGCACAGAAGGCTGTGAGCCACTCGCACTACCACGTGTACCAGGCCATGACGGCTCTCAGGAAGTTGCCTATATTCAAACGAGGGTCCTTGAGCGTGGAAGTTCTCGCTGATAACGTCCTTGCTATTACGCGATCGGTCACGGGGGCCACTCCGATCGTCGCTCTTGTCAATTGCGCCGAATCAAGCGTGAGCATCAACGTCAAAAACAGCATCGCGGTTCTAGATCAAATGACCGTGTATACGTCGAGCGTTTCGTCCGGCATCACTCCCGGCAGAAATGTTACTACTTCCAGCGTACAACTTCCGGTTGCTACCACCATAGTATTGACCTCTCCAAGGCTATATCAAATCGTCCACGGAGCTTAG